A genomic region of Deinococcus humi contains the following coding sequences:
- the pstA gene encoding phosphate ABC transporter permease PstA has protein sequence MSTATSAKPRPTPGLSPARKAQNAVMGGLILLATLLVVAPLILIFVYLIREGLSAVNLNFFTKVPAPEGEAGGGLLNAIVGSLYMLGMASVFGVLIGIAGGIFLAEYPRHPLMPTIRLVSDVLAGIPAIVMGLVAYGLIVLNFGFSGFAGALALGFLMIPIVVRTTEEVLKLVPQSVREAGLSLGLPQWLVTLRIVLPAAAGGIITGVMLALARVAGEAAPLLFTAFGNPNVNLDPSKPMSALPLEIYRGATSAYDENQRMAKAGALLLIVLIFATSLLARRFSRKV, from the coding sequence ATGAGTACGGCCACATCCGCCAAGCCCCGGCCCACGCCTGGCCTCAGCCCCGCGCGAAAGGCCCAGAACGCCGTGATGGGTGGTCTGATTCTGCTGGCAACACTGCTGGTGGTTGCCCCGTTGATCCTGATCTTCGTGTACCTGATCCGCGAGGGACTGAGCGCGGTCAACCTGAACTTCTTCACCAAGGTGCCTGCACCCGAGGGCGAGGCGGGCGGTGGTCTGCTCAACGCCATCGTGGGCAGCCTGTACATGCTGGGGATGGCCTCGGTGTTTGGCGTGTTGATCGGCATCGCAGGTGGCATCTTTCTCGCCGAGTACCCCCGGCATCCCCTGATGCCCACCATCCGACTTGTCAGCGACGTGTTGGCGGGCATCCCGGCCATCGTGATGGGTCTGGTGGCGTACGGATTGATCGTTCTGAACTTCGGCTTCTCGGGCTTCGCCGGGGCGCTGGCGCTGGGCTTCCTGATGATTCCGATTGTTGTGCGGACCACCGAGGAAGTGCTCAAGCTCGTTCCTCAATCAGTGCGCGAAGCGGGCCTGAGTCTGGGCCTGCCACAGTGGCTGGTCACCCTACGGATCGTGCTGCCTGCCGCTGCCGGGGGCATCATCACCGGGGTCATGCTGGCGCTAGCGCGGGTGGCGGGAGAGGCGGCCCCGTTGCTGTTCACGGCCTTCGGCAACCCCAACGTCAATCTGGATCCCAGCAAACCCATGAGCGCCCTGCCGCTGGAAATCTACCGGGGAGCTACCAGCGCCTACGACGAGAATCAGCGAATGGCCAAGGCCGGGGCACTGCTGCTGATCGTGCTGATCTTTGCCACGAGTCTGCTGGCGCGCAGATTCAGCCGTAAGGTCTGA
- a CDS encoding acylphosphatase encodes MRLTALVIGDVQGVGYRLYVQRYARDLNLQGYAENLIDGRVEVVAEGHEVDLERLLHWLRRGPPHARVRDVQTQMSEETGLRDFHIY; translated from the coding sequence ATGCGTCTGACTGCCCTGGTGATCGGCGATGTTCAGGGGGTCGGCTACCGCCTGTACGTCCAGAGATATGCCCGAGATTTGAACTTACAAGGTTATGCCGAGAACCTGATTGACGGCCGCGTGGAAGTCGTCGCCGAGGGTCATGAGGTCGATCTGGAACGGCTGTTGCACTGGCTCAGGCGCGGCCCGCCCCACGCCCGTGTTCGCGACGTGCAGACCCAGATGAGTGAGGAGACTGGCCTGCGGGACTTCCACATTTACTAG
- a CDS encoding phosphate signaling complex PhoU family protein — protein sequence MLSIALEQLEAVRQADVRAEFAGLTARAGLLEQETNELEREIEDACLAAFAAPLSEDELAFHLVVFRSLTNLERVGDYALKLARDLEHFAPRARSATLQDVLPLVRLLSEMLERLVYAFAERDVAAAREVMRLDYEQVDALYEQMQRASLTRLLERPEDTEVALTAGQIARNLERLGDHLVNVAERLEALVLGRVASYQPTHPF from the coding sequence ATGCTGAGCATTGCGCTGGAGCAACTGGAGGCAGTCCGCCAGGCCGATGTCCGCGCCGAGTTCGCCGGACTGACCGCCCGCGCCGGGTTACTGGAGCAGGAAACCAACGAACTGGAGCGCGAGATCGAGGACGCCTGCCTGGCCGCCTTTGCCGCGCCGCTGAGCGAGGACGAGCTGGCCTTTCATCTGGTGGTTTTCCGCAGCCTGACCAATCTGGAGCGGGTGGGGGACTACGCTCTGAAGCTGGCACGCGATCTTGAACACTTCGCCCCGCGTGCCCGTAGCGCCACCCTGCAGGACGTGCTCCCGCTGGTGCGGCTGCTCTCGGAGATGCTGGAGCGACTGGTCTACGCCTTTGCCGAGCGCGACGTGGCGGCGGCCCGCGAGGTGATGCGGCTGGATTACGAACAGGTCGACGCCCTGTACGAGCAGATGCAGCGTGCCAGCCTGACGCGGTTGCTGGAGCGCCCCGAGGACACCGAGGTGGCGCTGACCGCCGGGCAGATCGCGCGCAACCTGGAACGGTTGGGCGACCATCTGGTCAACGTGGCCGAGCGGCTCGAAGCACTGGTGCTGGGCCGGGTCGCGAGCTACCAACCGACACATCCGTTCTAA
- the pstB gene encoding phosphate ABC transporter ATP-binding protein PstB: MNPILSAKNVNIFYGDKQAVQNVNLDVQPGTVNALIGPSGCGKTTFLRAINRMHDLTPGARVSGQILLDGQDIYAAGIDPVAMRRRVGMVFQKPNPFPTMSVFDNVVSGLKLAGMRNKDQLMAVAERSLKGAALWEEVRERLNTPATGLSGGQQQRLCIARALAVDPEILLMDEPTSALDPSSTAKIEELMTELKKVTTIVIVTHNMHQAARVSDTTSFFLVGDLVEHGPTEQVFQSPRDERTEAYVTGRFG; the protein is encoded by the coding sequence ATGAACCCCATCCTCAGCGCGAAAAACGTCAACATTTTCTACGGCGACAAGCAGGCCGTGCAAAACGTGAATCTGGACGTGCAACCAGGCACCGTCAATGCCCTGATCGGTCCCAGCGGCTGCGGCAAGACCACCTTTCTGCGGGCCATCAACCGCATGCATGACCTGACGCCAGGCGCGCGGGTTAGCGGACAGATTCTGCTGGACGGGCAGGACATCTATGCGGCAGGGATTGATCCCGTCGCCATGCGCCGCCGCGTGGGCATGGTGTTCCAGAAACCCAACCCCTTTCCCACCATGAGCGTCTTCGACAATGTGGTGTCTGGTCTGAAACTGGCTGGCATGAGGAACAAGGATCAGTTGATGGCCGTCGCCGAACGCAGCCTGAAGGGCGCGGCGCTGTGGGAGGAGGTCAGGGAGCGCCTGAACACCCCGGCCACCGGCCTGTCGGGTGGGCAGCAGCAGCGGCTGTGTATTGCCCGCGCGCTGGCCGTTGACCCCGAGATCCTGTTGATGGACGAGCCGACGAGCGCGCTTGATCCCTCCAGCACGGCCAAGATTGAGGAACTGATGACCGAGCTGAAGAAGGTCACCACCATCGTCATCGTGACCCACAACATGCACCAGGCCGCGCGGGTCAGCGACACCACCTCGTTCTTCTTGGTGGGCGATCTGGTGGAACACGGCCCCACCGAGCAGGTCTTCCAGTCCCCCCGCGACGAGCGCACCGAAGCATATGTAACTGGGCGCTTTGGCTGA